A stretch of Cicer arietinum cultivar CDC Frontier isolate Library 1 chromosome 5, Cicar.CDCFrontier_v2.0, whole genome shotgun sequence DNA encodes these proteins:
- the LOC101498071 gene encoding uncharacterized protein — protein MTTSSKTPQFGMFKPTRDNIDLAWQFNSVKDKNNRKKVTCDFCQVETSGGITRARQHQLGIRGDVKSCRKIPPDCKLLLQTYYDEKQALKDGILNEMEVQIDDDINDDVVEIRRIQSGKKAIEAPLPAAKKTKGSLDLMLMKKAEHKLGKYKRQTSIIDTCDKEARARTVQYIARFFYTNEIAFSVARSKSFKLMLEEVGNYDLHLKPPSYHELRVPLLEKELEYTKALLNGHQLHRAKYGCSIMSDGWTDRKNRTLINFLVNSTAGTMFVKSIDAFAYMKTEIKIFELLENYVEEIGEQNIVQVVTDNGNLMLEDIRKIAKVKTVIQKEISLVDFIYNHTLALNIMRKNTDNVELVRHGVTRFATTFLTLQRLHKQKTNLRKMFTSEEWLKSKAANDPKGKKATRIVLLTSFWNDIIYTLKVMEPLVQVLRLVDNEKKPAMGYIYICSSDQGYYLNPKYFYSKPEIENDPILVGGLHLCIKTLSESHQMSDMTTTQLSEYKIVNGLFGLSGAIRQRATLVPVEWWKTYGAHTPLLQLLAIKVLSLTCSFSGCERNWSIFEYIHSKKRSRLEHKRLEDLIFVKYNQALKERYDCRDVIDPIILNDDDDYINEFVEELVYAGDNQLGLMLPMQEVVVEEDVEEVEPIYVEDDEDEEEENEEYIEIDGEEEEEEEEEDYVER, from the exons ATGACAACATCATCTAAAACCCCACAATTTGGAATGTTTAAACCAACCAGAGATAATATTGACCTAGCATGGCAGTTTAATAGTGTAAAAGACAAGAATAATAGGAAGAAGGTGACATGTGATTTCTGTCAAGTTGAAACTAGTGGAGGAATTACTAGAGCAAGACAACATCAGTTAGGAATAAGGGGAGACGTAAAAAGCTGCAGAAAAATACCACCAGATTGTAAGCTATTGTTGCAGACATATTATGATGAGAAACAAGCACTAAAAGATGGAATATTAAATGAGATGGAAGTTCAAATTGACGATGATATTAATGATGATGTAGTTGAAATAAGGAGAATTCAAAGTGGAAAAAAGGCAATTGAAGCCCCTTTACCGGCTGCCAAGAAGACAAAAGGTTCCTTGGATTTAATGTTAATGAAAAAAGCAGAACACAAATTGGGGAAATACAAGAGACAAACAAGCATAATTGATACTTGTGACAAAGAAGCAAGAGCAAGAACGGTACAATATATTGCTCGTTTTTTTTACACAAACGAAATTGCTTTCAGTGTTGCAAGATCAAAAAGCTTCAAGTTGATGTTGGAAGAAGTTGGAAATTACGATCTTCATTTGAAACCTCCAAGCTATCATGAGTTGAGGGTTCCACTCCTTGAAAAAGAGTTGGAATATACAAAGGCTTTGTTGAATGGTCATCAATTGCATCGCGCAAAATACGGATGCTCAATTATGTCAGATGGTTGGACGGACAGAAAGAATAGGACTTTGATAAATTTCTTGGTGAATTCCACAGCAGGAACAATGTTTGTGAAGAGTATTGATGCTTTTGCCTACATGAAaactgaaattaaaatatttgagctATTGGAAAATTATGTTGAGGAGATTGGTGAGCAAAATATTGTGCAGGTGGTTACTGACAATGGAA ACCTGATGTTAGAAGATATCAGAAAGATTGCTAAGGTTAAAACGGTTATTCAAAAAGAGATTAGTCTCGTTGACTTCATTTATAACCACACATTGGCGTTGAACATAATGAGGAAGAACACTGACAATGTTGAATTGGTTAGACATGGAGTCACAAGGTTTGCTACCACATTTCTTACTTTGCAAAGATTGCATAAACAAAAAACCAACCTTAGAAAGATGTTCACTTCAGAAGAATGGTTGAAGTCCAAGGCAGCTAATGATCCTAAGGGAAAGAAGGCAACTCGTATTGTACTTTTGACATCATTTTGGAATGATATCATCTACACTCTTAAGGTTATGGAACCTCTTGTACAAGTGTTAAGACTTGTTGATAATGAGAAAAAACCTGCAatgggatatatatatatatgcagcAGTGATCAAG GCTACTACCTAAATCCGAAGTATTTTTATAGCAAACCAGAAATTGAGAATGATCCCATATTGGTGGGAGGTCTTCACTTATGCATCAAAACACTTAGTGAAAGTCATCAAATGAGTGACATGACTACAACACAATTGTCAGAATATAAGATTGTTAATGGTCTCTTTGGATTGAGTGGAGCAATACGACAAAGGGCAACATTAGTTCCCG TTGAGTGGTGGAAGACTTATGGAGCACATACTCCCCTTTTGCAATTATTGGCCATTAAAGTGTTGAGTTTGACATGCAGTTTTTCAGGATGTGAGCGTAATTGGAGTATTTTTGAGTAT ATTCATTCCAAGAAGAGAAGTAGACTTGAGCATAAGAGGTTGGAAGACTTGATTTTCGTTAAGTATAACCAGGCTTTGAAAGAGCGATATGATTGTCGTGATGTGATTGATCCAATCATCttgaatgatgatgatgattatatcaaTGAATTTGTTGAAGAATTAGTTTATGCTGGTGATAATCAACTTGGACTGATGTTGCCAATGCAA GAAGTGGTGGTAGAAGAAGATGTTGAAGAAGTTGAACCTAtttatgttgaagatgatgaggaTGAGGAGGAGGAGAACGAAGAATATATTGAAATTGATGGggaagaggaggaggaagaagaggaagaagactATGTTGaaagatga